The following proteins are encoded in a genomic region of Cellulomonas sp. ES6:
- a CDS encoding serine acetyltransferase, with translation MTTPSTSTARRTSGDDRTPPTPGPRTLRDFLSAVREDHRINSEGLWTPGFYAAATHRWGTWIDSPGFPRALRPVASAAQQLAYVVVRNVAGIQIPHTVQLGRRVRIAHQHGIVIHPHAEIGDDCVIRQGVTLGAGSGDPATFHAQAPRIGRGVSLGAGCVLVGRVVVGDGATIGPNAVVMTHVPAGATVLAPPPRVIPARPRPGDA, from the coding sequence GTGACCACACCGAGCACCAGCACCGCCCGCCGCACCAGCGGTGACGACCGCACACCCCCGACCCCCGGGCCCCGCACGCTGCGGGACTTCCTGTCCGCGGTCCGGGAGGACCACCGGATCAACTCCGAAGGCTTGTGGACCCCGGGGTTCTATGCCGCCGCCACGCACCGCTGGGGCACCTGGATCGACTCCCCGGGCTTCCCGCGCGCCCTACGTCCGGTCGCGTCCGCAGCCCAGCAGCTGGCGTACGTCGTGGTGCGCAACGTCGCCGGCATCCAGATCCCGCACACCGTGCAGCTGGGCAGGCGCGTGCGCATCGCGCACCAGCACGGCATCGTCATCCACCCGCACGCCGAGATCGGCGACGACTGCGTCATCCGCCAGGGCGTCACCCTCGGCGCCGGCTCGGGCGACCCCGCCACCTTCCACGCCCAGGCCCCCCGGATCGGGCGCGGCGTCTCGCTCGGCGCCGGGTGCGTCCTGGTGGGGCGGGTGGTCGTCGGTGACGGCGCCACCATCGGCCCCAACGCCGTGGTGATGACCCACGTGCCCGCCGGCGCCACGGTGCTCGCACCACCCCCGCGCGTCATCCCCGCCCGCCCCCGACCCGGAGACGCGTGA